From the Planctomycetaceae bacterium genome, one window contains:
- a CDS encoding cytochrome c biogenesis protein CcdA, translated as MRPLTVLLCIALAAPIAAGQGFFGAGASNITAAAVPSHTRVAPGQKLHLAVVLAIEPNWVFYGPDPGDVAQAGEIIVESDHLKAQPVLWPPTHRKVTKAGAETLVNNVYAGRTVVYVPLEVPGDAKAGPRAIRAKVEGQICHKDGTCVPLQNLAAETSVTVAGEALVNPAWAADETLAGGLKDAKPHEAAPKTAAATTSAREPAAATQMPDIAPMEFVVYGQQQDFSLWAGLALAVLAGLILNIMPCVLPVIPLKVMSIVQQAGQSRRRFVTMGLAFAGGVLLFFVALAILNLVLKQVQGAGFEWAAQWQNDGIRIAMAMLMVLVAANLFGLFNVTVSGKVAALEGSGGGHWGAAATGLLTGVLATPCSFGILTAALAWAQSLSVLVGSFALLLIGVGMALPYAVLTAFPSLVARLPRPGRWMELFKQSMGFVMLLVAVWLLAGGGGNAYAFWAVGFGVVLAFCLWMWGSWVSYDAPLGRKLRIRGAAVVLAGAAGLWMLWPPTPAGEGSGVHLQPFDWTRITAQREQGKTVIVDLTASWCVTCKTVEAVIYDNAEVAQELKKRDVTAYYGDVTNARLPANALKKALKNEAVPSTVVLGAPGKPAVLLRGIFTREELLEAIDMARNQ; from the coding sequence ATGAGACCGCTGACCGTACTGCTGTGCATCGCTCTGGCCGCGCCGATTGCGGCGGGGCAGGGTTTCTTCGGTGCTGGGGCCTCGAACATCACCGCCGCGGCTGTCCCCAGCCACACGCGCGTGGCGCCGGGGCAGAAGCTCCACCTTGCCGTCGTGCTTGCCATCGAGCCGAACTGGGTCTTCTACGGGCCTGACCCGGGCGATGTTGCGCAGGCGGGCGAGATCATTGTCGAGTCGGATCACTTGAAGGCCCAGCCGGTCCTGTGGCCGCCGACGCATCGCAAGGTAACCAAGGCCGGCGCCGAGACGTTAGTCAACAACGTCTACGCGGGGCGGACGGTAGTCTATGTTCCGCTGGAAGTCCCCGGCGATGCCAAGGCAGGCCCGCGCGCGATCCGCGCGAAGGTCGAGGGGCAGATCTGCCACAAGGATGGAACGTGCGTTCCGCTGCAGAATCTCGCGGCGGAAACTTCCGTCACGGTCGCGGGCGAAGCCCTGGTGAATCCCGCGTGGGCGGCGGATGAGACTCTGGCGGGCGGTCTGAAAGACGCCAAGCCGCACGAGGCGGCGCCCAAAACCGCCGCGGCGACAACGTCTGCCAGGGAGCCCGCCGCGGCGACTCAAATGCCCGACATTGCGCCGATGGAGTTCGTCGTCTACGGACAGCAGCAGGATTTCAGCCTGTGGGCGGGGCTGGCGCTGGCGGTGCTGGCGGGGCTGATTCTCAACATCATGCCCTGCGTTTTGCCGGTCATCCCGTTGAAGGTGATGAGCATCGTGCAGCAGGCGGGGCAGTCGCGACGGCGGTTTGTCACCATGGGCCTGGCCTTTGCCGGCGGCGTCCTGCTGTTTTTTGTCGCCCTGGCGATCCTCAATCTCGTTCTCAAGCAGGTGCAGGGGGCCGGTTTCGAGTGGGCGGCCCAGTGGCAGAACGACGGTATCCGGATCGCCATGGCCATGCTGATGGTGCTGGTGGCGGCCAATCTTTTCGGGCTCTTCAATGTCACGGTTTCCGGCAAGGTCGCCGCCCTGGAAGGCAGCGGCGGCGGGCATTGGGGCGCTGCCGCGACGGGCCTGCTCACCGGCGTCCTGGCCACGCCGTGCAGTTTCGGCATCCTGACGGCCGCCCTGGCGTGGGCTCAGTCGCTGTCGGTGTTGGTCGGTTCATTCGCGCTGTTGCTGATCGGCGTGGGAATGGCTCTGCCGTACGCGGTGCTGACGGCGTTTCCCTCGCTGGTGGCCCGCCTGCCTCGCCCGGGGCGGTGGATGGAGCTGTTCAAGCAGTCGATGGGGTTCGTGATGCTGCTGGTGGCGGTGTGGCTGTTAGCCGGCGGTGGCGGCAACGCGTACGCCTTCTGGGCGGTAGGGTTTGGCGTGGTGCTGGCGTTCTGCCTGTGGATGTGGGGCTCGTGGGTCAGCTACGACGCGCCGCTGGGTCGCAAGCTCAGGATTCGCGGCGCCGCGGTGGTGCTGGCCGGCGCAGCGGGCTTATGGATGCTCTGGCCGCCGACGCCGGCGGGAGAGGGCAGCGGCGTTCATCTCCAGCCCTTCGACTGGACTCGCATCACCGCCCAGCGCGAGCAGGGCAAGACGGTGATCGTCGATCTGACCGCATCCTGGTGCGTGACGTGCAAGACCGTCGAAGCCGTGATCTATGACAACGCCGAGGTCGCCCAGGAACTCAAGAAGCGGGATGTGACCGCGTATTACGGCGACGTCACCAACGCCCGGCTGCCCGCCAATGCCCTCAAGAAGGCATTGAAGAACGAAGCCGTGCCCAGCACGGTCGTCCTGGGCGCGCCGGGCAAACCCGCCGTGCTGCTGCGCGGCATCTTCACACGGGAAGAATTGCTCGAGGCGATCGACATGGCGCGGAACCAGTAG
- a CDS encoding DUF3999 family protein: protein MSKAMILMALCALAQAAWAEPADTSAWQKTAAVELQGPPDRGLARIDLPGEVFDASSSGVTDVRLLDDGGAWAPHVLRPGRTAAHEESTRENARLLNATFDPDAALSRVTADFGKKILKNEIFIDSSGDNFRRRVLIEASADGETWQVLRQGGWLFRIPGLFDKQRIDLPANDFRYLRISVFNGQDDKGKIDITRVSARNSRAVEPDLAPVPIQQTTLNPREQDAPQDGANDKQTVILLDCGLQNLPIARIALAFDDKNFARAYTIRGRNKVTDDIVEPVEGGGVRRRTVAAPWNFVAAGMIHRFTAAGDVDQSLEVPLMPSQGHYRFLRIEIANGDNAPLTFTGATVQRLKVFVLFQAKSGRQYRLLVGNAAAVTPEYDLEHYADKLAKEGFTEARLGALSDNPQYHKKERPAPWSERYKVLLWGVLIAVGLALLILIAMRLKRLPSVDDNQ, encoded by the coding sequence ATGAGCAAGGCAATGATACTGATGGCGCTGTGCGCCCTGGCCCAGGCAGCCTGGGCCGAACCGGCCGACACGTCCGCCTGGCAGAAAACGGCGGCCGTCGAGCTTCAGGGCCCGCCCGACCGCGGACTGGCGCGTATCGACCTTCCGGGCGAGGTGTTTGACGCGTCCAGTTCGGGCGTGACGGATGTGCGACTGCTCGACGACGGCGGGGCCTGGGCGCCGCACGTCCTTCGCCCGGGACGGACTGCCGCCCACGAGGAATCGACGCGGGAGAACGCTCGCCTGCTCAACGCGACATTCGACCCCGACGCCGCGCTGAGCCGCGTGACGGCGGATTTCGGCAAGAAAATCCTCAAGAACGAAATCTTCATCGACAGCTCCGGCGATAATTTCCGGCGGCGCGTGCTGATCGAGGCGTCGGCCGACGGCGAAACGTGGCAGGTGCTTCGTCAGGGCGGCTGGCTATTCCGCATCCCGGGCCTGTTCGACAAACAGCGGATAGACCTGCCGGCCAATGATTTCCGCTACCTGCGCATCAGCGTCTTTAACGGGCAGGACGACAAGGGCAAGATCGACATCACCCGCGTGTCCGCCCGCAACAGCCGTGCCGTCGAGCCCGACCTGGCGCCGGTGCCGATCCAACAGACCACGCTGAACCCGCGGGAGCAAGACGCGCCGCAGGACGGCGCCAACGACAAGCAGACGGTCATCCTGCTGGACTGCGGCCTGCAGAATCTGCCTATCGCCCGGATCGCGCTGGCGTTTGACGACAAGAACTTCGCGCGGGCGTATACCATCCGCGGGCGCAACAAGGTCACTGATGATATCGTCGAGCCGGTGGAAGGCGGCGGCGTTCGTCGCAGGACCGTCGCCGCGCCGTGGAACTTTGTGGCCGCGGGGATGATCCACCGCTTCACTGCCGCCGGCGATGTCGATCAGTCGCTGGAGGTCCCGCTCATGCCTTCGCAGGGGCACTACCGGTTCCTGCGAATTGAAATCGCCAACGGCGACAACGCCCCGCTGACATTCACCGGCGCCACCGTGCAGCGGCTGAAAGTCTTCGTGCTCTTCCAGGCGAAGTCCGGCCGCCAGTACCGGTTGCTTGTGGGCAACGCCGCGGCAGTCACGCCTGAGTACGATCTGGAACACTATGCTGACAAGCTGGCCAAAGAAGGGTTTACCGAGGCTCGCCTGGGCGCCCTGTCGGACAATCCCCAATATCACAAAAAGGAGCGCCCCGCGCCGTGGTCGGAACGCTACAAGGTCCTGCTCTGGGGGGTGCTGATCGCCGTGGGCCTGGCGCTGCTGATCCTGATCGCGATGAGGCTCAAGCGTCTGCCGTCCGTGGACGACAACCAGTAG
- a CDS encoding DUF2339 domain-containing protein, whose amino-acid sequence MDEIIFALILLVILLPVGLAGAIMAIVALQKLSGMRRSVSEALGRLANIERRLSAGTAPAPAPRPAPAAVPEPVAPAPAPAPAAPQVPPPIPELKPAPAPQHVWAEPPAPHVPPAGESMESQIGKKWMTWAGAIVLLLGTVFFLKYAFDNDWIGPTAQVMLCALGGMIAIAAGIFCLEKRWRILGQGLIGLGLGVLYATFYSACSVYEPKVMDNAVSFAFMILVTAIGVAMAVRYNAMTLAVLALLGGLLTPVLVSTGENRREALFTYLLILDLGVLAVALWRNFRALDALALVGTIILYLGWYGQHYSTEQLAPAMIWLTVFYLVFLIEPFAYNLATRTAVGVERFLMAIVNATFYMIMAWTMLYGRYDYTLGFIALGMAAAYLAVGTLLRRRIESDTRSLLASIVMAVTFLTLAVPLHLSANGIMLAWVAEAPVLLFLAYRYRYQPARVLAAMVLAVGIITLLGKYWPDYDGLFVILWNKQFISAAMVPLAMGVFALVGWLYRSKATAADRAVELAVALVAGILALSLLHSELWQYIHDQGADTAEYHATLAVVFLWTAGAAVYLLAGARTRNIAVFAAGILPLVVATICVFGAYSFPRFGEHVLLVNVRMLAGAAVITMALLFARTIAQREKADSKGFAAAVLWAALAGLLVLLSGEAWAYCQNSIADSAKADRAGQMSITLVWGLFALTMLYVGFARRLRPVRLAALSLFALAALKLVLVDMMHVKDVYRILSFLGLGLLLIGSAYLYHKLEKRLAPSQPAIEEPLQ is encoded by the coding sequence ATGGACGAGATCATCTTTGCACTGATTCTGCTGGTCATCCTGCTGCCGGTGGGCCTGGCCGGGGCCATCATGGCGATCGTGGCGCTGCAGAAGCTAAGCGGCATGCGGCGAAGCGTCAGCGAGGCGCTGGGGCGCCTGGCCAACATCGAGCGGCGCCTTTCCGCCGGCACTGCCCCGGCCCCGGCGCCGCGTCCGGCGCCCGCGGCCGTGCCGGAACCCGTCGCTCCGGCACCTGCGCCTGCCCCCGCGGCGCCGCAAGTTCCGCCGCCGATCCCCGAGCTCAAGCCCGCCCCGGCGCCGCAGCACGTCTGGGCGGAGCCGCCGGCCCCGCATGTGCCGCCGGCCGGCGAGAGCATGGAGTCTCAGATCGGCAAGAAGTGGATGACCTGGGCCGGCGCGATCGTGTTGCTCCTGGGGACGGTCTTCTTCCTCAAGTACGCCTTCGACAATGACTGGATCGGCCCGACGGCGCAGGTCATGCTCTGCGCGTTGGGAGGGATGATCGCCATTGCCGCGGGCATCTTCTGCCTGGAAAAGCGATGGCGCATCCTCGGCCAGGGTCTCATCGGCCTGGGCCTGGGCGTGCTGTACGCCACGTTCTACAGCGCCTGCTCGGTGTACGAGCCCAAGGTGATGGACAACGCCGTGTCGTTTGCGTTCATGATTCTGGTGACGGCCATCGGCGTGGCGATGGCGGTGCGGTACAACGCGATGACGCTGGCGGTATTGGCGCTGCTGGGCGGGCTGCTCACGCCGGTGCTGGTCTCGACGGGCGAGAACCGCCGCGAGGCGCTCTTCACCTATCTGCTGATTCTCGACCTGGGCGTGCTGGCCGTGGCGCTGTGGCGCAACTTCCGCGCCCTCGACGCCCTGGCGCTGGTCGGCACGATCATCCTCTACCTGGGCTGGTACGGCCAGCACTACAGCACCGAGCAGCTGGCCCCGGCGATGATCTGGCTGACGGTGTTCTACCTGGTCTTCCTGATCGAACCCTTCGCGTACAACCTGGCCACGCGCACGGCCGTGGGCGTCGAGCGGTTCCTCATGGCCATCGTCAACGCCACGTTCTACATGATCATGGCCTGGACCATGCTCTACGGCCGCTACGACTACACGCTGGGGTTCATCGCCCTGGGCATGGCCGCGGCGTACCTGGCGGTGGGCACGCTGCTGCGCCGCCGCATTGAAAGCGACACGCGGTCTCTGCTGGCCAGCATCGTCATGGCTGTCACGTTCCTGACGCTGGCGGTGCCGCTGCACCTGTCGGCCAACGGGATCATGCTGGCGTGGGTGGCCGAGGCGCCGGTGCTGCTGTTCCTGGCGTACCGCTACCGCTATCAGCCCGCGCGCGTGCTGGCGGCGATGGTGCTGGCGGTGGGCATCATCACCCTGTTGGGCAAGTACTGGCCCGACTACGACGGACTGTTCGTGATCCTCTGGAACAAGCAGTTCATCAGCGCCGCGATGGTGCCGCTGGCGATGGGCGTCTTCGCGCTGGTGGGCTGGCTCTACCGCTCCAAAGCCACCGCCGCCGACCGAGCCGTGGAACTGGCCGTCGCCCTGGTGGCGGGCATCCTGGCGCTGTCGCTGCTGCACTCGGAACTGTGGCAGTATATTCATGACCAAGGCGCCGACACCGCCGAGTACCACGCGACCCTCGCCGTGGTCTTCCTCTGGACGGCCGGGGCGGCGGTGTATCTGCTGGCCGGCGCCCGCACCCGCAATATAGCCGTCTTCGCCGCCGGCATCTTGCCGCTGGTGGTGGCGACCATCTGCGTGTTCGGGGCGTATTCGTTCCCGCGATTCGGCGAGCACGTGCTGCTGGTCAACGTGCGGATGCTGGCCGGGGCCGCGGTCATTACGATGGCGCTGCTGTTTGCACGAACCATCGCCCAGCGTGAAAAAGCTGACAGTAAAGGCTTCGCCGCGGCGGTGCTCTGGGCCGCCCTGGCCGGGCTGCTCGTCCTGCTGTCGGGCGAGGCCTGGGCGTACTGCCAGAACAGCATTGCCGATTCAGCCAAGGCCGACCGCGCCGGGCAGATGTCCATCACGCTGGTGTGGGGGCTCTTCGCCCTGACGATGCTGTACGTGGGATTTGCCAGGCGGCTGCGCCCCGTGCGGTTGGCGGCGCTGAGCCTGTTCGCCCTGGCGGCGCTGAAGCTCGTCTTGGTCGACATGATGCACGTCAAGGACGTCTACCGCATCCTGTCGTTCCTGGGCCTGGGCCTGCTGCTGATCGGCTCGGCGTACCTCTACCACAAGCTCGAAAAGCGCCTGGCCCCGAGCCAGCCGGCAATCGAGGAGCCCCTGCAATGA
- a CDS encoding uroporphyrinogen decarboxylase family protein: MNDLERFHACMDYQAADRRPNWELGVWPQAVARWQTEAPEAVKDFHWNWFVEEPAIGLDRREFIGVHYGFMPGYEYEVLEETEQYIIARNWNGIVTKALKEGSIGGARMCMDEYIGFPVRTPEDWPDVKRRLVAAVSDRYPKNLDEQIAAWKNRTCPLILGGNCAANGFYWRAREWMGTEGLSFAWYDYPTMMHEMMEFYADFIIETSRPVLEKISVDYFTLNEDMSMKSGPLLGPDTFRTFIFPHLKRMVEFFKSHGVKYFAIDTDGDPTVLIPLFMDAGVDCVWPIERASNVSPQQWRKQFGKSLRLWGGVDKRVLATTKPAIKKHLQEMAALIEEGGFIPSVDHTVPPDVSWENLMYYFEAKRDLLAGRL, translated from the coding sequence ATGAACGACCTGGAACGTTTTCACGCGTGCATGGACTATCAGGCTGCCGACCGGCGGCCTAATTGGGAACTGGGCGTTTGGCCGCAGGCGGTGGCTCGGTGGCAGACCGAGGCGCCCGAGGCGGTCAAAGACTTCCACTGGAACTGGTTTGTCGAAGAGCCGGCGATCGGGCTCGACCGGCGCGAGTTCATCGGCGTGCATTACGGGTTCATGCCCGGCTACGAGTACGAGGTACTCGAAGAGACCGAGCAGTACATCATTGCGCGGAACTGGAACGGGATCGTCACCAAGGCCCTCAAGGAAGGCTCCATCGGCGGGGCGCGGATGTGCATGGATGAGTACATCGGCTTTCCGGTTCGCACGCCGGAAGACTGGCCGGATGTAAAGCGGCGACTCGTGGCGGCTGTCAGCGACCGGTATCCCAAGAACCTCGACGAGCAGATCGCCGCGTGGAAGAACCGCACCTGCCCGCTGATCCTGGGCGGCAACTGTGCGGCCAACGGGTTCTACTGGCGGGCCCGCGAGTGGATGGGCACCGAGGGGCTGTCCTTCGCGTGGTACGACTACCCCACGATGATGCACGAGATGATGGAGTTCTACGCCGACTTCATCATCGAGACCAGCCGGCCGGTGCTGGAGAAGATTTCGGTCGATTACTTCACGCTTAACGAGGACATGTCGATGAAGTCCGGCCCGCTGCTGGGGCCCGACACGTTCCGCACGTTCATCTTCCCTCACCTCAAGCGGATGGTGGAGTTCTTCAAGAGCCACGGCGTGAAGTACTTCGCCATCGATACCGACGGCGACCCGACCGTGCTGATACCGCTGTTCATGGATGCCGGCGTGGACTGCGTCTGGCCGATCGAGCGGGCCAGCAACGTCTCGCCGCAGCAGTGGCGCAAGCAGTTCGGCAAGAGCCTGCGCCTCTGGGGCGGCGTCGACAAGCGCGTGCTGGCCACGACCAAACCGGCCATCAAAAAGCACCTGCAGGAGATGGCCGCGCTGATCGAAGAGGGCGGGTTCATCCCCAGCGTCGACCATACCGTTCCGCCGGACGTGTCGTGGGAGAATCTGATGTATTACTTTGAAGCCAAGCGGGATCTGCTGGCGGGGCGATTGTGA
- a CDS encoding LTA synthase family protein: MTQSSSMDASAVAASHGAGGWLTSRFGNLYIFAIIFMVASLLLRAVLLSDCWEQADRDAWSLARTFGVGMVFDLATFSVVVLPSVLFCLFLPQSLWRRKTWLVLAVATFFVTICVLLFDLMAEWFFWQEFSARFNFVAIDYLIYTQELTDNVWESYPAGTILTCIGVLAGVVTWIFSRSLMRAFAAPHPMRLRLRSGGVFLAAAAVALLAVDSDWSRISDNEYNNELTKNGAYSFVQAFFHNVIDYDQFYICDNTQTSLKNLRGLIAQDNARFVSDDPDDITRQITASAAQSRPNVIILIIESLSADFMKSFGGSEDLTPRLDALSKDAMVFDNFYATGTRTVRGLEAVTLSLPPTPGQSLVKRPDNEGMFSLGSVFRSRQYDTKFIYGGYGYFDNMNAFFAGNGFATIDRADMPKEEITFTNAWGVCDGDLFNRVLREGDKSAAAGKPFLSIVMTTSNHRPFTFPKGAVNAPQHEREGAVAYTDYAIGEFIERARGKNWFDNTIFVIVADHCASSAGKVAVPVDHYRIPLLIYAPRIVTPRRVSKLAGQMDLAPTLLGLMNWSYQSKFFGRDVLREGPGRALLGNYQKVGLLQGNEFLLLLPKKGAVSYTIDAQDQHESGVMSKQLLQDAVSYYQSAAWLIENRKLGRE; the protein is encoded by the coding sequence ATGACGCAATCATCCAGCATGGACGCTTCTGCTGTGGCCGCTTCACACGGCGCCGGAGGCTGGCTGACCAGCCGGTTCGGCAACTTGTATATCTTCGCCATCATCTTCATGGTCGCCTCGCTGCTGCTGCGGGCGGTGCTGCTGAGCGACTGCTGGGAGCAGGCCGACCGCGATGCGTGGTCGCTGGCCAGGACCTTCGGCGTCGGGATGGTCTTCGACCTGGCGACATTCTCCGTGGTGGTCCTGCCGAGCGTGCTGTTCTGCCTGTTCCTGCCGCAGTCGCTGTGGCGCAGGAAGACATGGCTGGTGCTGGCGGTAGCCACGTTCTTCGTCACGATCTGCGTCCTGCTGTTTGACCTGATGGCCGAGTGGTTCTTCTGGCAGGAGTTCAGCGCCCGGTTCAACTTCGTCGCCATCGACTACCTCATCTATACGCAGGAGCTGACGGACAACGTCTGGGAATCCTACCCGGCAGGAACCATCCTGACCTGCATCGGCGTGCTGGCCGGGGTGGTGACCTGGATCTTCAGCCGCAGCCTGATGCGGGCCTTCGCCGCCCCGCACCCGATGCGCCTCCGCCTGCGCAGCGGCGGGGTCTTCCTCGCCGCCGCGGCTGTCGCGCTGCTGGCGGTCGATTCCGACTGGTCGAGAATCAGCGACAACGAGTACAACAACGAGCTGACCAAGAACGGCGCGTACAGTTTCGTCCAGGCGTTTTTCCACAACGTCATCGACTACGACCAGTTCTACATCTGCGACAACACCCAGACTTCGCTGAAGAATCTGCGGGGCCTGATCGCCCAGGATAACGCCCGGTTCGTCAGCGACGACCCGGACGACATCACCCGACAGATCACGGCTTCGGCGGCCCAAAGCCGCCCCAACGTCATTATCCTGATCATCGAGAGCCTCAGCGCCGACTTCATGAAGTCCTTCGGCGGCAGCGAAGATCTCACGCCGCGCCTCGACGCGCTGTCCAAAGACGCGATGGTCTTCGACAACTTCTATGCCACCGGCACGCGCACCGTGCGGGGGCTCGAGGCCGTCACGCTCTCGCTGCCGCCGACGCCGGGGCAGTCGCTGGTCAAACGCCCCGATAACGAGGGGATGTTCTCGCTGGGCAGCGTTTTCCGGTCGCGCCAGTACGACACGAAGTTCATCTACGGCGGCTATGGTTACTTCGACAACATGAACGCGTTCTTCGCCGGCAACGGGTTTGCCACCATCGACCGCGCGGACATGCCCAAGGAAGAAATCACCTTCACCAATGCCTGGGGCGTCTGCGACGGAGACCTGTTCAACCGCGTGCTGCGCGAGGGCGACAAGTCGGCCGCGGCGGGCAAACCTTTCCTGAGCATCGTCATGACCACGTCGAACCACCGCCCCTTCACGTTCCCCAAGGGCGCCGTGAACGCGCCCCAGCACGAGCGCGAAGGCGCCGTGGCATACACCGATTATGCCATCGGCGAGTTCATCGAACGCGCCCGCGGCAAGAACTGGTTTGACAACACGATTTTCGTCATCGTGGCCGACCACTGCGCCAGCAGCGCCGGCAAGGTCGCCGTGCCCGTCGATCACTATCGCATCCCGCTGCTGATCTACGCGCCCAGGATCGTCACACCCCGGCGCGTCAGCAAACTGGCCGGGCAGATGGACCTGGCCCCGACGCTGCTGGGATTGATGAACTGGTCGTACCAAAGCAAGTTCTTCGGCCGCGACGTCCTGCGCGAAGGCCCAGGCAGGGCACTGCTGGGCAATTACCAGAAGGTGGGCCTCCTCCAGGGCAACGAGTTCCTGCTCCTGCTGCCGAAAAAAGGGGCCGTCTCGTACACCATCGATGCCCAGGACCAGCACGAATCCGGCGTCATGTCCAAACAACTCCTGCAGGACGCCGTCAGCTACTATCAGTCCGCCGCATGGTTGATCGAGAACAGGAAATTGGGGAGAGAGTAA
- the priA gene encoding primosomal protein N': MQQLFEQPPDPQAATAHGRVVGLVVGANVWGTFDYSWPAALGEPFLGQRVQAPFGKGNRKITGVVVEPDRAPGARANLKAVAAVLDQASQFDDVLWKLGAWISHYYMTPPGMVLTAMVPSAVGRHAPRTEAVAFLGAEAGDWPGGLGPRQKRILDELIEARKQGIEPLTVEQLLTHSGSNRETLSRLVQRGLVRTEARELRLGEPAGHDAAPPFELNEDQAAALTALEAKLAGGFSTTLLHGVTGSGKTEVYVRAIRQVAAAGRQTILLVPEIALATQTLARLVARLPRVAVLHSGLTDAQRAHYYQQIRDGHAAVVVGPRSAIFAPCRKLGLIIVDEEHEPTYKQDTAPRYHGRDTAVMRGSLAGVPVILGSATPSLESLHNANLGRYALLRLPRRVRGLPMPALQVVSLRQEMTPGRIELLGKTLTHAMATALDRREQIILLMNRRGYASYVFCPKPSCGWIMECDHCSRAMVFHQATDTVLCHYCQHGAALPHHCPACSGKLLLFGLGIQRIEGELARKFPAARAARMDSDTMTSPAQFQKVFSAFAARELDILLGTQMVGKGLDFPGVSLVGVVSADTSLAISDFRSSERTFQLIVQVAGRAGRADLPGKVVVQTLHPEEPAIKLAATHDYDGFAAKELPLREETHLPPFTRMVRILIRHSDGLKAQQGGELLAARLRKLLPAAVTMSGPQAAEIKKIKNEMRFHILLSAPRAGMIQDAIAGRLGDLCRDIAADVVADVDPVNLL; the protein is encoded by the coding sequence ATGCAGCAACTGTTCGAACAACCTCCGGATCCGCAGGCGGCGACGGCGCATGGGCGCGTCGTCGGACTGGTCGTGGGCGCTAACGTCTGGGGAACGTTCGACTATTCCTGGCCGGCCGCACTGGGCGAGCCGTTCCTCGGGCAGCGCGTGCAGGCGCCCTTCGGCAAGGGCAATCGCAAGATCACCGGCGTCGTCGTCGAGCCGGATCGCGCGCCCGGCGCGCGGGCGAATCTCAAGGCCGTCGCGGCTGTGCTCGATCAGGCGTCGCAGTTCGACGACGTGCTGTGGAAGCTCGGCGCCTGGATCAGCCATTACTACATGACGCCGCCGGGGATGGTGCTGACGGCGATGGTCCCTTCGGCGGTCGGACGCCATGCCCCGCGCACCGAGGCGGTGGCGTTCCTGGGCGCCGAGGCCGGCGACTGGCCCGGAGGCCTGGGCCCGCGACAGAAGCGCATCCTCGACGAGTTGATCGAAGCCCGCAAGCAGGGCATCGAGCCGCTGACGGTCGAGCAGCTCCTGACGCACAGCGGCAGCAATCGCGAGACGCTCAGCCGCCTCGTACAGCGCGGGCTGGTGCGAACCGAGGCGCGTGAGCTGCGCCTGGGTGAACCGGCTGGACACGACGCCGCCCCTCCCTTCGAGCTCAATGAAGACCAGGCCGCCGCGCTGACTGCCCTGGAGGCCAAGCTCGCCGGCGGGTTCTCCACGACGCTGCTGCACGGCGTCACCGGCAGCGGCAAGACCGAGGTGTACGTCCGGGCCATTCGGCAGGTGGCGGCCGCGGGGAGGCAGACGATCCTGCTGGTGCCCGAGATCGCCCTGGCGACGCAGACGCTGGCGCGTCTGGTCGCCCGCCTTCCGCGCGTTGCGGTGCTGCACAGCGGCCTGACCGACGCCCAGCGGGCACATTACTACCAGCAGATCCGCGACGGTCACGCGGCGGTGGTCGTCGGCCCGCGCAGCGCCATCTTCGCCCCCTGCCGCAAGCTCGGGCTCATCATCGTCGACGAGGAGCACGAGCCCACGTACAAGCAGGACACCGCCCCGCGATATCACGGGCGCGACACGGCCGTCATGCGCGGCTCGCTTGCGGGCGTGCCGGTGATCCTGGGCTCGGCGACGCCCAGCCTGGAGAGCCTGCACAACGCCAATCTCGGCCGCTACGCGCTGCTGCGCCTTCCGCGGCGCGTGCGCGGGCTGCCGATGCCCGCGCTGCAGGTCGTCTCATTGCGTCAGGAGATGACGCCCGGCCGCATCGAGCTGCTGGGCAAGACGCTCACGCACGCGATGGCGACGGCGCTCGATCGCCGCGAGCAGATCATCCTGCTGATGAACCGCCGCGGATACGCCAGCTACGTTTTCTGCCCCAAGCCCTCATGCGGGTGGATCATGGAATGCGACCACTGCTCACGGGCCATGGTCTTCCACCAGGCCACGGACACGGTGCTGTGCCACTACTGCCAGCACGGCGCGGCCCTGCCGCATCACTGCCCGGCGTGCTCGGGCAAGCTGCTGCTGTTCGGGCTGGGGATCCAGCGCATCGAGGGCGAGCTGGCCCGCAAGTTCCCCGCCGCCCGCGCCGCCCGCATGGACAGCGACACGATGACCTCGCCCGCGCAGTTCCAGAAAGTCTTCAGTGCCTTTGCCGCGCGCGAGCTGGACATCCTGCTGGGCACGCAGATGGTCGGCAAGGGCCTGGACTTTCCCGGCGTGTCGCTGGTGGGCGTGGTGTCGGCCGATACATCACTGGCGATTTCGGACTTCCGCTCCTCCGAGCGTACGTTTCAACTCATCGTGCAAGTGGCCGGCCGAGCGGGGCGGGCGGACCTGCCCGGCAAAGTCGTCGTCCAGACGCTGCACCCTGAAGAACCGGCGATCAAACTGGCCGCCACGCATGATTACGACGGCTTTGCCGCCAAGGAATTGCCCCTGCGCGAGGAAACCCACCTGCCGCCCTTCACGCGCATGGTGCGCATCCTGATCCGCCACAGCGACGGCCTCAAGGCCCAGCAAGGCGGCGAACTGCTGGCGGCGCGTTTGCGAAAACTTCTGCCCGCGGCCGTTACGATGTCCGGTCCGCAGGCGGCTGAGATCAAGAAGATCAAGAACGAGATGCGGTTCCACATCCTGCTCAGCGCCCCGCGGGCGGGGATGATCCAGGACGCCATCGCCGGGCGCCTGGGCGACCTGTGCCGCGACATCGCCGCCGACGTCGTCGCCGACGTCGATCCGGTGAACCTGCTCTAG